A region of the Pseudarthrobacter phenanthrenivorans Sphe3 genome:
GGACTCCACCGCCTGCGGGTTCAGGCCCTTAGCGGGCTTGGTGCCCGCGGAGTAGACAGCAACTTTGCCGCCCGCGAGGTCACGCATGAGCCCGGCGGCAAGCTGCGACTTGCCGCCGTTCTTGCTACAGACGAACAGGACGGACGGAGTTTTTTCCTGGGGCATGGGGAGATTGTTTCCTTTTGTTTGCGGACGGCGATGGGCGGACGACGGCGGGCGGTGAACTTAGGTGCTTGCCCCGGAACGCCCGTGGGACAGGCCCGTCGGGAAGCCCACCAGCACAGGTTCGGGCGAGGCGCAGCAGCCTGAGTCCGCGGTGGCATCCGCCGCCGCTGCCGCCAGCGGAACGTCGCAACTGCTGCCTGCGTCCGTGGAGCAGACCCCGGTTTCGGGCAGTTCAAGGTGCACGGTGTCGGCCGAGTCCTGGTCGCCGGCGAGGGCGGCGGCCACGGAGCGGACCTGCTCATAGCCGGTGGCCAGCAGGAACGTGGGGGCCCGGCCGTAGGACTTCATGCCCACAATGTAGAAGTCCTTCTCCGGGTGGGCCAGGAGCTTGGCGCCGTGCGGCGGGACGGTGCCGCAGGAGTGGAATTCGGGATCGATCAGCGGGCCAAGCTGCACCGGTGCCTCCACGGCGGGGTCAAGGTCCAGGCGGAGTTCGCGCAGGATGTCCAGGTCCGGACGGAACCCCGTGCACGGGATGACGACGTCGGCCTCAAGCGTGCGGCCGTCCACGGCACCAACGGTGACGCCCGAGTCGAGCGCTTTCAGTGAGTTAATGCCGAAGCCCGTGTGCAGCTCGATTTTTCCGGCTTCCACCAGCCGCCGGACCCGGGCGCCGAGCTGGCCGCGGGCCGGGAGCCCGTCGGCGTCTCCGCCGCCGTACACCTTCTCGGCGGAGGGACCGCGGACAGCCCAGAGGATCCGGGTGTCCGGCTCCTCCTTGGCGAGGGCGGACAGGTTGATGAGGGTGTTGGCTGCCGAGTGCCCGGCGCCCACCACCAGGACACGGCGCCCGGCGAACTGCGCGCGGTCGCGGCCGGTGACGTCCGGCAGCGGTGAGGAGATCCGGTCCGCTGCCGCTTCCTCACCAATGGCGGGCAGGCCGGAAGTGCCCAGGGGGTTGCGGGTGGACCATGTGCCCGAGGCGTCGATGACAGCGGCGACGGCATGGTCCCGGGTTTCCCCGTCCGCGTGCCGGACCCGCACCAGGAACGGAGTGGTGTCCCGGTTCCGGACGTGCGTCTTGTCCAGGCCCTGCCGGGTCACGGCGGTCACCCGGGCGCCGGTGTGCAGCCGGGACGAGATCTGGGGAACCCGGGCCAGCGGGGCGAGGTAGTTGTCGATCAGCTCCCCGCCGTAGGGCAGCGCAGTGGGGCGGGGAGACTCCCAGCCGGTGGGCTCCAGCAGGCGGACTGCCGCGGCGTCAAGGTTGAACCGCCACGGTGAGAACAGCCGGATGTGGCGCCACCGCTCGATGGCCGCGCCCGCCGTCGTACCCGCCTCGAAGATGACCGGCTCCAGGCCGCGCTCCAGCAGGTGTGCTGCTGCGGCGAGTCCAACAGGCCCGGCCCCAATGACGGCGACGGGAAGGCTCTTGGCGGAATCCATGGGGTCCTCTTTCGGTGGTAGGTGCGGCTAATCCCCCGGTGGCCCAACTAGGTAGCGCTAAGTGTCGTTTTCAGGGTTCAAAACGACACTTGGCGCTACCTAGTTGGGATGGGGCGGGCTAGGAGTGGATCGGTTCTTCGACTAACGCCGTGGCGATGCTGTCCGCATCCTCCAGCGCGGCGAGGTAGCGCTCGGCGTCCAGTGCCGCGGCGCAGCCCGTGCCGGCGGCGGTGATGGCCTGCCGGTAGCGGTGGTCCACGGCGTCGCCACAGGCGAAAACGCCGGAAATGTTGGTCACCGTGGTGGGCGAATCCACCTTGATGTAGCCCTCGTCGTCCAGGTCAACCTGCCCGGCCACGAGCTCGGTGCGCGGCAGGTGCCCGATCGCCACGAACAGCCCGGTGGCCGCCTGCTCGCGGGTCTCGCCGGAGCGGGTGTCCGTGAGGGTGACTCCGGTGACCTTGCCGTCGCCGTGGATGGCCGTGACGGCAGAGTTCCAGGCGAAGCTGATCTTGGGGTTGTCCTTGGCACGCTGGGCCATGATGCGGGAGGCACGCAGTTCGCCCTTGCGTACGACGACGGTCACGGACTTTGCGAAGCGCGTCAGGAAGGTTGCTTCCTCCATGGCGGAGTCGCCGCCGCCCACCACGATGATGTCCTGTTCGCGGAAGAAGAAGCCGTCGCAGGTGGCGCACCAGGAGACGCCGTGGCCGCTGAGCTTCTTCTCCTCCGGCAGGCCCAGTTCCTTGTACGCGGAACCGGTGGCCAGGATGACCGCGGGGGCGGTGTGGGTTTCGCCTCCGCCGGTGACCACGGTCTTAAGGTGACCCTTGAGGTCCACTGAGGTGACGTCGTCGAACACCACCTTGGCGCCGAACTTTTCTGCCTGCTCCTGCAGCCCGTCCATCAGCTCGGGGCCCTGGATGCCACCGGGAAAGCCGGGGAAGTTTTCCACTTCGGTGGTGTTCATCAGGGCACCGCCGGCGGTGACGGAGCCGGCCAGGACCAGCGGGCTGAGGCCGGCGCGGGCGGCGTAGATGGCGGCGGTGTAGCCGGCGGGGCCGGATCCGATGATGATCAGCTGTTCGTTGCTCATGAATATTCTCCTGGTGCTCGGGCTACTTGGCGGCCGGGATGAGGGAATCGATCAGGCCCTCGATGCGGGTCCTGATCTGGTCCCGGATGGGGCGGACTGACTCTACGCCCTTACCGGCCGGGTCTTCCAGCACCCAGTCCTCGTACCGCTTGCCGGGGAAGTACGGGCACTCGTCGCCGCAGCCCATGGTGATCACCACGTCCGATTCCTTCACGGCCTCGGTGGTGAGGACCTTGGGGACCTCGGCGGACATGTCGATGCCCACCTCCGCCATGGCCTCGACGGCGGCCGGGTTGATTTTGTCTGCGGGCTGCGACCCGGCGGAGCGGACCTCGATCTGGCCCTTGCCCAGCGTGGTGAGGAACGCGGCGGCCATCTGGGAGCGGCCGGCGTTATGGACGCAGACAAACAGGACGGAGGGCTTCTTGGCTGTTTCGGTGGTCATGCGGTTCTCCTTGGTGAAGCTCTCCGGCCAGAACATCGATGATGATCGATACAGAGAGTATGGGGTTATAGATCGATGGATGTCAATATTTAGGTCAGAGGCCGCTTCAGGCGGCCCTCAGGCGCGGGGCCAGCCCACGGACGCGGCCGGCGATGGTCTCGAAGGCCTCCTCAAAGGCCTTCCTGGTGTTCAGCCGCAGCGGGTCCGGGACGGACCAGTGCACGCCGCCCAGTTCCGGCAGTTCCTCGTGGGCGTTGTCGCAGACAGTGACCACGAAGTCGCCGCTGCCGGCCACCTGGTCCAGGCTGCGGGGCACGCCGCCTTCGAGGTCCAGGCCGTGGCGGCGGGCGACGGCGATGGCCCCCGGGGCGATCCGCTCGGCCGGGTGAGTGCCCGCCGAAGCGGAAGGGATATCACTGAGCTGCTCCCAGAGCACCGCGGCCAGCTGGGAGCGGGCACTGTTGCGGGTGCAGACGAAGAGGACGCGGCGGGCCCCGTGTTCCGCGCCGGGCGTGAGGCCCTCCAGTCCGCCCGGCGCCAGCCGGATGTAGCTCCGGCGCTTGTCCGCCTCCGAGCGGTGCCGCACCGCCAGGCCTGCCGACTCAAGCGTCCGCAGGTGGTGGGACACCAGGTTGGACGGCATCCCCAGTTCCGCCTGGAGCTCGGTGGGGGAAAAGTCGCCGAGCGTCAGCAGGTCCACGATGCGGAGCCGCGCGGGATCAGCGAGCGCGGCGTACCTGGCCACCCGGGACTGGAACGAGTCAACTGCCTCAGTTTTCATTGGTTCAATTTTGACTGAGCTAATTCTTTCGGTCAAGCTGGACGCATGACTTTGCACCAGCCGCCGCTGTGGCGCCGCGCCCTCGCCGAACTCCTCGGCACCGCCCTGCTTGTAGCGATTGTGGTGGGTTCGGGAATCGCAGCCCAGCAGCTCTCCCCCAACGACGTCGGCCTGCAGCTCCTCCAGAACAGCACCGCCACGGTCCTGGGCCTGACGGTGCTGATCCTGGTGTTCGGGCCGGTCAGCGGGGCGCACTTCAACCCCGTGGTGTCCCTCGCCGACTGGTTCCTGAGCCGCCGCGCCGGCACCGGGCTCAGCCTGCCGGACCTGGGCACCTACATCGCCGCCCAGACCGTGGGGGCCGTGGGCGGCAGCGTCCTGGCCAACGCCATGTTCGAGGTGGGCATGTCCGTCTCCGGCAAGGACCGGGCCACCCCGGGGCATCTGTTGGCCGAAGTGGTGGCGACAACCGGACTTGTCCTGCTGATCTTCGCCCTCGCGGCCACCTCCCGCGGCGTACTGGCGGCGCCAGCCGTGGGCGCCTACATCGGCGCGGCCTACTGGTTCACGTCCTCCACCTCCTTCGCGAACCCTGCCGTGACCGTGGGCCGCATCTTCAGCGACACCTTCGCCGGGATTGCCCCCGGATCCGTCCCCGGCTTTGTTGCCATGCAGCTCCTGGGTGCCGCCGTTGGCCTGGGCCTGGTGCTCCTGCTGTTCCCTGCCGCACCCAAGGCGGCGGACGACGTCGTTCTTCCGCACGATGCGAAGGCTGCCGGTTCGTAAAACTCCCGCACCGCAGACATATTGATGACTGTCAATATGCGCGCATAATGGAGAGATGACATCGCTGCCCCTGTTTGAGACCGCCGGCTGCTGCCCGCCCGGGGCGCCCGCGCTGGGCGCCGAGGAAGCACAGCAAAAAGCCCTGGTTTTCAAGGCCCTGGCCGATCCGAACCGGCTGCGGCTGCTGTCCATCGTGAAGGCAGCGGAGGGCGGCGAAGCCTGCGTCTGCGATCTCACCGAACCGCTGGACCTCGGCCAGCCCACCGTATCCCACCATCTGAAGATCCTGGTGGATGCCGGCCTGCTGCACCGCGAAAAGCGCGGCACCTGGGCCTACTATTCTGTGGTTCCCGGGGCCTTGGAGCGCACCGCGGAATTGGTGGGGAGCCTTTAAAGGCGGACGGTCCGCCCTCCGGAAGGGAGGGCGGACCGTTCGTTGGGGAATCAGCAGGGATTCCTGCCGGGGTTAGCGGCGGGTGCGGCCATCGCCGTCGAGATCGATTTCTTCCTTGCGGACTTCTTCGGTGACGGTGTGCTCGTTGGTGACCGTCTCCTTGTCCAACCGAACGCGCTCAACCGGGACGGCTTCCTTCTCAATCACGGGGCGTTCCTCATGGAGGACCACCTCGTGCTCTTCCTCGCTGATGGCGGGGCCATCCATGGCCGCACCGACGTTGGCGTCCGTGATGGGCTCGCGCTCCAGTCGGACCTCTTCACGCTGAACCGGGACAGTCTTGGTGACATTCTCGGTCACCACGTACTTGCGCAGGCGTGCCCGGCCGGTTTCCTCTTGGCGGGTGCCGACATGCAGCTGCTCCTCGGAGCGGGTCATCGCATCGTCGGTGGTGGGGCCTGAAGTGTCGTGGCCAACGGTTCCGCGCGCGTCGGTGTCAACGGCGTCTCGGCCGGTGCCGGCGAAGCCGTTGCCCGTGTGGCCGTTGCTGCCGCGGAGACCGTAGTAGGCGTAAAGCTCGTCTTCCTCTTCCGGCTCCAGGTGGCCGTCCGGGGCAACGCGGGGTGCGTCCTTGACCTTGTCCTTGGCGTGGGCGATGACGATGTCGTTTCTGTCCTGCGTTGCGGCAGACAGCGGAGCGAAGGATTCGTGCGTACCGAAGAGCCCGGTCTTGACCGTGACCCAGGTAGGCTCACCGGTCTGGTCGTCCACGTAAATCTGTCCGACGGATCCGATCTTGCTTCCGTCGGATCCAACGACGTTCCCGCCGGCAGTGGTCAGTGCAGAAAGATTCTCAGTGCTGATCATATGCTTCTCCTTCTTGTTACTGGTTTTGTGCTGCTTGGGGGACAAATCTAGAAACGGTTCCGCGGCGGCCTGGGCTGCTGGCCGGCGCGGAGTTGCTTGGCCTTGCGGGCTTTCTGCACCTTGCTGATGATGGTGGGCAGAAAGAACAGGAACAGTCTTTTCACAGTTGGCGTCCTCCCCCCGGCATATCGGTGTACGGGTCATCGGGGTCCCTCAGCGGGACCCCGCCGGCTTCGGTGCCGGAAAAGGCGGGCCGTCCCGGTTCCCCGTAGATGGTTTCGCCGTAGGCGGAGGGCGCAGAGACGGTTTCCTGATAGAGCGACTCCTCGCCCCATGAGGGAACTGTTGTTGCTGAAACTGGAGCCTCAGCCGGCCGCGGTGGAATGGCGTTCCCCGTACCGGGGGCCGGAGCCCCCGCCTGCAGGCCCCGTGCCAGCCGTCCGGCCAGGAGGCCTGCCCCGGCGGCAAGCAACAGGAACGTTCCCGGCTTGCGGCGGGCGAAGGACTGCACGTCATTGAGGAGGTCCGAGGGCTCTTTGTGCTCGATCCAGGAAGCGGCCGCGGCGGCGCGGTCTGCAGCCTCCCGGACCAAGTCCGTTGCCACTCCCCGCCGATCGGGCGCCTCTGCCATGGCGTGCAGCTGGCTGGAAATGGTGCGGACGCCTTCAGCGGCCTTTTGCTGCTGTGCGCCGGCTTGGCCGCTGAGGCCCGACTTCGCCTGCTGCAGGAGGTCTTTTGCCCCGGACTTCGCCTCAGAGGCAACGTTACCGGCCTCGAGCTTGGCGGTCTGAACCACATTTTGGGCCCCACCGGCCGCCTGCCCGGCGATCTCCGACGCCTCCTCCTTGGCAACATCCTTCTTGGATGCAGAAGCCTGCGGCCACTGATTGTCCGACATCATCACTCGCTTTCGTTACGAGGCAAGGAGCCTCTGGAACCCAGCTTGTTGGATAGTAAGTATGGTTACTAATTAGATACTAAGCACACTTGCTATCCAACACGCAAGGCTGGGGTGCCAGGCGGCCCCTGCCGCGAGGTCGCCTCGCCGGGAGGCTTCTCGCGGGTTTCCTCCCGCCTTGGACAGGCCTAGGATGGGCATCGCCAAGGCCTTTTCCACGCGATGGGGCCGCTGGCATCAGAGCTCACATCAGAGAGGAAACTTGCACGATGGCTGAAACTCCGAACCCTATCCAGATCCAGAAGTTCCTGGGCGGCGTGGACTATCCCGCCAGCCGCGAAGCCTTGCTGTCCCGGGCCAAGGACTCAGGTGCTGACGAAAACGTCATCCGGGCACTTGAAGGCATCCCGGACCAGGAATACGACAGCCCCACGGCCGTCAGCTCAGCGGTTTCCGACAGCAGCTCCTAGGCAGCCGGGAGCATCCCCTAGGCATGGACAAACTACTTTATGAAGTCCTATCCCATTGATCCTGCCGTCCCTGAAGGGATGGCTGCACGGCAGAATGCGGGGCGGGAGGCGGTCCTCACCAGCCGGATCCGCCTCCTGGTGGCAGCAACCATTTCCTACAACATCATCGAGGCGGTTGTTGCCGTCAGCGCCGGAACAACTGCCTCATCCACGGCGCTGATCGGATTCGGCCTGGATTCGGTGATTGAAGTGTCCTCGGCGGCCGCCGTCGCCTGGCAATTCTCCGGCCGCGACCCGAGGGCCCGCGAGCAGCGGGCGCTGCGGCTCATTGCTCTGGCCTTTTTCGCGCTGGCCGCCTTCGTCACCGTGAG
Encoded here:
- a CDS encoding FAD-dependent oxidoreductase, which codes for MDSAKSLPVAVIGAGPVGLAAAAHLLERGLEPVIFEAGTTAGAAIERWRHIRLFSPWRFNLDAAAVRLLEPTGWESPRPTALPYGGELIDNYLAPLARVPQISSRLHTGARVTAVTRQGLDKTHVRNRDTTPFLVRVRHADGETRDHAVAAVIDASGTWSTRNPLGTSGLPAIGEEAAADRISSPLPDVTGRDRAQFAGRRVLVVGAGHSAANTLINLSALAKEEPDTRILWAVRGPSAEKVYGGGDADGLPARGQLGARVRRLVEAGKIELHTGFGINSLKALDSGVTVGAVDGRTLEADVVIPCTGFRPDLDILRELRLDLDPAVEAPVQLGPLIDPEFHSCGTVPPHGAKLLAHPEKDFYIVGMKSYGRAPTFLLATGYEQVRSVAAALAGDQDSADTVHLELPETGVCSTDAGSSCDVPLAAAAADATADSGCCASPEPVLVGFPTGLSHGRSGAST
- the trxB gene encoding thioredoxin-disulfide reductase; the encoded protein is MSNEQLIIIGSGPAGYTAAIYAARAGLSPLVLAGSVTAGGALMNTTEVENFPGFPGGIQGPELMDGLQEQAEKFGAKVVFDDVTSVDLKGHLKTVVTGGGETHTAPAVILATGSAYKELGLPEEKKLSGHGVSWCATCDGFFFREQDIIVVGGGDSAMEEATFLTRFAKSVTVVVRKGELRASRIMAQRAKDNPKISFAWNSAVTAIHGDGKVTGVTLTDTRSGETREQAATGLFVAIGHLPRTELVAGQVDLDDEGYIKVDSPTTVTNISGVFACGDAVDHRYRQAITAAGTGCAAALDAERYLAALEDADSIATALVEEPIHS
- a CDS encoding arsenate reductase ArsC, whose amino-acid sequence is MTTETAKKPSVLFVCVHNAGRSQMAAAFLTTLGKGQIEVRSAGSQPADKINPAAVEAMAEVGIDMSAEVPKVLTTEAVKESDVVITMGCGDECPYFPGKRYEDWVLEDPAGKGVESVRPIRDQIRTRIEGLIDSLIPAAK
- a CDS encoding metalloregulator ArsR/SmtB family transcription factor; this encodes MKTEAVDSFQSRVARYAALADPARLRIVDLLTLGDFSPTELQAELGMPSNLVSHHLRTLESAGLAVRHRSEADKRRSYIRLAPGGLEGLTPGAEHGARRVLFVCTRNSARSQLAAVLWEQLSDIPSASAGTHPAERIAPGAIAVARRHGLDLEGGVPRSLDQVAGSGDFVVTVCDNAHEELPELGGVHWSVPDPLRLNTRKAFEEAFETIAGRVRGLAPRLRAA
- a CDS encoding aquaporin, giving the protein MTLHQPPLWRRALAELLGTALLVAIVVGSGIAAQQLSPNDVGLQLLQNSTATVLGLTVLILVFGPVSGAHFNPVVSLADWFLSRRAGTGLSLPDLGTYIAAQTVGAVGGSVLANAMFEVGMSVSGKDRATPGHLLAEVVATTGLVLLIFALAATSRGVLAAPAVGAYIGAAYWFTSSTSFANPAVTVGRIFSDTFAGIAPGSVPGFVAMQLLGAAVGLGLVLLLFPAAPKAADDVVLPHDAKAAGS
- a CDS encoding ArsR/SmtB family transcription factor — encoded protein: MTSLPLFETAGCCPPGAPALGAEEAQQKALVFKALADPNRLRLLSIVKAAEGGEACVCDLTEPLDLGQPTVSHHLKILVDAGLLHREKRGTWAYYSVVPGALERTAELVGSL
- a CDS encoding DUF2382 domain-containing protein, which encodes MISTENLSALTTAGGNVVGSDGSKIGSVGQIYVDDQTGEPTWVTVKTGLFGTHESFAPLSAATQDRNDIVIAHAKDKVKDAPRVAPDGHLEPEEEDELYAYYGLRGSNGHTGNGFAGTGRDAVDTDARGTVGHDTSGPTTDDAMTRSEEQLHVGTRQEETGRARLRKYVVTENVTKTVPVQREEVRLEREPITDANVGAAMDGPAISEEEHEVVLHEERPVIEKEAVPVERVRLDKETVTNEHTVTEEVRKEEIDLDGDGRTRR
- a CDS encoding DUF2795 domain-containing protein, with the translated sequence MAETPNPIQIQKFLGGVDYPASREALLSRAKDSGADENVIRALEGIPDQEYDSPTAVSSAVSDSSS